In Granulicatella elegans, one genomic interval encodes:
- a CDS encoding histidine phosphatase family protein — protein sequence MADKGVTLYFMRHGETVFNRYNKIQGWADTPLTKEGRLDAIRSGLGMRDIPFHAVYTSDLRRTIETAQLVLRDHPLREQLTIQMMPEFREVCFGSLEGQNSTEVWKDLYKTLQRTFNQNDGRNVIEEMNQIKAMDPDHIGENFMEFWTRVEQGLIKLIDKHRDTNQHILIVSHGMTIRNILHELIPDFKLSDMIDNSSLNIVEYSNGQYHLKALNQTSHFALRKEAVEREFSLLPMTLFEK from the coding sequence GGCGTTACATTATATTTCATGAGACATGGTGAGACAGTTTTTAATCGATACAATAAAATTCAAGGATGGGCAGATACACCATTAACAAAAGAAGGAAGATTAGATGCAATTCGTTCTGGATTAGGAATGAGAGATATTCCATTTCATGCAGTTTATACAAGTGATTTAAGAAGAACGATTGAAACAGCTCAATTAGTATTAAGAGATCACCCTTTAAGAGAACAATTAACAATTCAAATGATGCCAGAATTCCGTGAAGTTTGTTTTGGAAGTTTAGAAGGGCAAAATTCAACAGAAGTTTGGAAGGATTTGTATAAGACATTACAACGTACATTTAATCAAAATGATGGTAGAAATGTTATCGAAGAGATGAATCAAATTAAAGCAATGGATCCAGATCATATTGGAGAAAACTTTATGGAATTTTGGACTCGTGTCGAACAAGGGTTGATTAAACTTATCGATAAACATCGTGATACGAATCAGCATATTTTAATTGTGAGTCATGGAATGACGATTCGTAATATTTTACATGAATTAATTCCTGATTTTAAATTATCAGATATGATTGATAATTCTTCGTTAAATATTGTGGAATATTCAAATGGACAATATCATTTGAAAGCATTAAATCAAACAAGTCATTTTGCATTGAGAAAAGAAGCGGTAGAGCGTGAATTCTCATTATTACCAATGACATTATTTGAAAAATAA